The following are encoded together in the Chlorocebus sabaeus isolate Y175 chromosome 20, mChlSab1.0.hap1, whole genome shotgun sequence genome:
- the S100A10 gene encoding protein S100-A10 isoform X2: MPSQMEHAMETMMFTFHKFAGDKGYLTKEDLRVLMEKEFPGFLENQKDPLAVDKIMKDLDQCRDGKVGFQSFFSLIAGLTIACNDYFVVHMKQKGKK; the protein is encoded by the exons ATGCCGTCTCAAATGGAGCACGCCATGGAAACCATGATGTTTACATTTCACAAATTCGCGGGGGATAAAGGCTACTTAACAAAGGAGGACCTGAGAGTACTCATGGAAAAGGAGTTCCCTGGATTTTTGGAA aatcaAAAAGACCCTCTGGCCGTGGACAAAATAATGAAGGACCTGGACCAGTGCAGAGATGGCAAAGTGGGCTTCCAGAGCTTCTTTTCCCTAATTGCGGGCCTCACCATTGCATGCAATGACTATTTTGTAGTACACATGAagcagaagggaaagaagtag
- the S100A10 gene encoding protein S100-A10 isoform X1, which yields MIWTEHSLKEKENCAISEGIFQEEASTDHTKMPSQMEHAMETMMFTFHKFAGDKGYLTKEDLRVLMEKEFPGFLENQKDPLAVDKIMKDLDQCRDGKVGFQSFFSLIAGLTIACNDYFVVHMKQKGKK from the exons ATGATTTGGACAGAACACTCCCTGAAGGAAAAGGAGAACTGTGCCATCTCAGAGGGCATTTTCCAAGAGGAA GCTTCAACAGACCACACCAAAATGCCGTCTCAAATGGAGCACGCCATGGAAACCATGATGTTTACATTTCACAAATTCGCGGGGGATAAAGGCTACTTAACAAAGGAGGACCTGAGAGTACTCATGGAAAAGGAGTTCCCTGGATTTTTGGAA aatcaAAAAGACCCTCTGGCCGTGGACAAAATAATGAAGGACCTGGACCAGTGCAGAGATGGCAAAGTGGGCTTCCAGAGCTTCTTTTCCCTAATTGCGGGCCTCACCATTGCATGCAATGACTATTTTGTAGTACACATGAagcagaagggaaagaagtag